In a single window of the Amycolatopsis sp. cg5 genome:
- a CDS encoding AMP-binding protein gives MSIVDRFRAKAAEFPDRTAVRDGESTLTYAELADRANRMAASLVREGVRRGDVIGVHMRRSADAIVALLGILQAGAAYLALDTRYPDERVKFMLSDAGVDVVITEVGKLLPGEAAVHTDGEDLAYVAYTSGSTGKPKGVMVPHRGVTRLVIEPDFVDITPDDVFLQLAPIAFDASTLEIWGALLSGAQLVIPPAGDLSLSSLTTHIRESGVTVLWLTAGLFHQVVDFGLDDLKGLRYLLAGGDVLSTPHVAKALEALPETVLVNGYGPTENTTFTCCHRITAADGPIPIGRAINGTTVTVLDEHLEPSDTGELFTSGDGLAHGYLGRPALTAEKFLPAPGGTRMYRTGDLVHNGPEIEFVGRADRQVKIRGFRIELGEIEAAVAAIPEVAQHCLLIKDTPGGKSIQAAVVLASELSLLDLRRTLGETLPSYAVPSLVTVVDALPLTVNGKVDTKALEAKIGTGRPDLMCDYREPSTPAEKTVVELWSDHLGITGIGADDDFFELGGHSLLGVRIIADLHREFGVEVSPRTFYLNPTPAGMAEAVTQEEAAA, from the coding sequence GCGAACCGGATGGCGGCGTCTCTCGTGCGCGAGGGTGTGCGGCGCGGCGACGTCATCGGTGTCCACATGCGACGGTCAGCCGACGCGATCGTCGCGCTGCTGGGCATCCTCCAGGCGGGCGCGGCCTATCTCGCGCTGGACACCCGCTATCCCGACGAGCGCGTCAAGTTCATGCTGAGCGACGCCGGAGTCGACGTCGTGATCACCGAGGTCGGCAAACTCCTGCCCGGCGAAGCGGCCGTACACACCGACGGCGAAGACCTCGCCTACGTCGCGTACACCTCGGGTTCGACCGGCAAGCCCAAGGGCGTGATGGTCCCGCACCGCGGCGTCACGCGGCTCGTCATCGAACCCGATTTCGTCGACATCACCCCGGACGACGTGTTCCTCCAGCTCGCGCCGATCGCGTTCGACGCGTCGACGCTGGAGATCTGGGGCGCGCTGCTGAGCGGCGCGCAACTGGTCATCCCGCCCGCGGGCGACCTCTCGCTCAGCTCGCTGACCACGCACATCCGCGAGTCCGGGGTCACCGTGCTCTGGCTGACGGCCGGGTTGTTCCACCAGGTCGTCGACTTCGGCTTGGACGACCTCAAAGGCCTGCGCTACCTGCTCGCGGGCGGCGACGTGCTGTCCACGCCGCACGTCGCCAAGGCACTCGAAGCACTGCCTGAAACGGTGCTGGTCAACGGTTACGGCCCGACTGAGAACACGACTTTCACCTGCTGCCACCGGATCACCGCGGCGGACGGCCCGATTCCCATCGGCCGAGCCATCAACGGCACCACGGTGACCGTGCTCGACGAGCACCTCGAACCGTCGGACACCGGCGAGCTGTTCACCTCTGGAGACGGCCTCGCGCACGGCTACCTCGGCCGCCCCGCGCTGACCGCCGAGAAGTTCCTGCCCGCGCCCGGCGGCACGCGGATGTACCGCACCGGCGACCTCGTCCACAATGGACCGGAAATCGAGTTCGTCGGCCGTGCGGACCGCCAGGTCAAGATCCGCGGCTTCCGGATCGAACTCGGCGAGATCGAAGCCGCCGTCGCCGCGATACCCGAAGTCGCCCAGCACTGCCTGCTGATCAAGGACACCCCCGGCGGCAAGAGCATCCAGGCCGCGGTGGTGCTCGCGAGCGAGCTGTCCCTTTTGGACCTGCGCCGCACACTCGGCGAGACGCTGCCGTCGTACGCGGTGCCGTCGCTGGTGACCGTGGTCGACGCGCTGCCGCTGACCGTCAACGGCAAGGTCGACACCAAGGCGCTCGAAGCGAAGATCGGCACCGGCCGTCCCGACCTGATGTGCGACTACCGCGAACCATCCACCCCGGCCGAGAAGACGGTCGTCGAGCTGTGGTCGGACCACCTCGGCATCACCGGGATCGGCGCCGACGACGACTTCTTCGAGCTGGGCGGGCATTCGCTGCTCGGCGTGCGGATCATCGCCGACCTGCACCGCGAGTTCGGTGTCGAGGTCTCGCCGCGCACGTTCTACCTCAACCCAACGCCGGCGGGCATGGCCGAGGCCGTCACCCAAGAGGAGGCGGCGGCATGA